Proteins encoded together in one Labilibaculum sp. DW002 window:
- the ftcD gene encoding glutamate formimidoyltransferase — MKQLIECVPNFSEGNDMNIIKQITNEIESVEGVSLVDVDPGKATNRTVVTMVGTPDEVLEAAVKAVRKAAELIDMSKHSGAHPRFGATDVCPLVPVANITMEETVAYAHKLAQRIGEEVGVPVYCYENAARIEERKNLAVCRAGEYEAVKDRIGTERWKPDFGPAEFTEAVAKSGVTAVSARNFLVAYNFNLNTTSTRRANAIAFDVRERGRTKREGNAATGKIVKDENGNPVMTPGTLKATKAIGWFIEEFGVAQISMNMTDISITSIHQAFDEVCAKAQARGIRVTGSELVGVVPLQAMLDAGKHYLRMQGRSTGIADREIIKIAVKSLGLDELYPFDADKKIIEYILENEAKKGTKKLVDMSLTAFVEETASESMAPGGGSISAYMGAMGAALGSMVANLSAHKPGWDERWEEFSDWAEKGKEYHTKLNWLVDEDTNAFNKIMDAIRLPKKTEEEKAARAEAMEDATKFATMVPFQTMELCLGSMDVAKAMAEIGNPNSVTDAGVGALAARSGVIGAFMNVKINAADLTDKAWAADIIAKGQAIVDKAQALENEIVEMVNAKI, encoded by the coding sequence ATGAAACAATTAATCGAATGTGTTCCTAATTTCTCTGAAGGGAACGATATGAATATCATTAAGCAGATTACTAACGAAATTGAATCTGTAGAAGGTGTAAGCCTTGTTGATGTTGATCCAGGTAAAGCAACGAATCGTACTGTAGTAACTATGGTTGGTACGCCTGATGAGGTTTTGGAAGCAGCTGTAAAAGCTGTTAGAAAAGCGGCTGAGTTAATCGATATGAGTAAGCATTCCGGTGCTCACCCACGTTTTGGTGCAACTGACGTTTGTCCATTGGTTCCTGTTGCGAACATCACAATGGAAGAAACTGTAGCTTATGCACACAAACTAGCTCAGCGTATTGGTGAGGAAGTTGGTGTACCAGTTTACTGTTACGAGAATGCAGCACGTATCGAAGAACGTAAGAACTTAGCTGTTTGTCGTGCAGGTGAGTACGAAGCAGTAAAAGATCGTATTGGAACTGAGCGTTGGAAGCCAGATTTTGGACCAGCTGAGTTTACTGAAGCTGTTGCTAAATCGGGTGTTACTGCAGTAAGTGCACGTAACTTCCTTGTAGCTTATAACTTTAACTTGAATACAACTTCAACTCGTCGTGCCAATGCAATTGCATTCGATGTTCGCGAGAGAGGTCGTACAAAGCGTGAAGGTAATGCAGCTACAGGTAAAATTGTAAAAGATGAGAACGGAAATCCAGTAATGACTCCGGGAACATTGAAAGCGACTAAGGCCATTGGTTGGTTTATCGAGGAGTTTGGCGTAGCTCAAATTTCTATGAATATGACTGATATCTCTATCACGTCTATTCACCAAGCGTTTGATGAAGTTTGTGCTAAAGCTCAAGCTCGTGGTATCCGCGTTACAGGTTCTGAATTAGTAGGTGTTGTGCCATTGCAGGCGATGTTAGATGCAGGTAAACACTACCTACGTATGCAAGGTCGTTCAACAGGTATTGCCGATCGTGAGATTATCAAGATCGCCGTTAAATCTCTAGGACTAGACGAGCTTTACCCATTCGATGCTGACAAGAAAATCATTGAGTATATTCTTGAGAACGAAGCTAAAAAAGGAACGAAGAAATTAGTTGACATGAGCTTAACTGCTTTTGTTGAAGAAACAGCTTCAGAATCTATGGCTCCAGGTGGAGGATCTATCTCTGCTTATATGGGGGCAATGGGTGCTGCTCTTGGTTCAATGGTTGCTAACCTTTCGGCTCACAAGCCAGGATGGGACGAGCGTTGGGAAGAGTTTTCTGATTGGGCTGAGAAAGGAAAAGAGTATCATACGAAACTAAACTGGTTAGTAGACGAAGATACCAATGCTTTCAACAAAATTATGGATGCCATCCGTTTGCCTAAGAAAACTGAGGAGGAGAAAGCTGCTCGTGCTGAGGCTATGGAAGACGCAACTAAATTTGCGACTATGGTTCCTTTCCAAACAATGGAGCTTTGCCTTGGATCTATGGATGTTGCTAAAGCAATGGCTGAGATCGGAAACCCTAACTCAGTAACCGATGCTGGTGTAGGTGCATTAGCTGCTCGTTCAGGTGTTATTGGTGCTTTCATGAATGTGAAGATTAACGCTGCTGACCTTACTGATAAAGCTTGGGCTGCAGACATCATCGCAAAAGGACAAGCAATTGTTGACAAAGCACAAGCCCTTGAAAATGAAATTGTAGAAATGGTAAACGCTAAGATCTAA
- the hutI gene encoding imidazolonepropionase produces MKLLISNIKTLVQVDENSRKWVAGTDMANLKCIDNAYLLIEDEKISDFGKMEDIPNFDEMEGVDMMQEIDATGRMVFPSFCDSHTHLVYAGSREIEYTDKIKGLSYEEIAERGGGILNSAKRMHDATEDELYESAMERIHEIISLGTGAVEIKSGYGLTVEDELKMLRVIKRLKETTPLKIKSSFLGAHAVPADYRGRQGEYVDMVINEMIPLVAAEDLADYIDVFCDKGFFTVEETDRILNAGMKHGMRPKIHANELDYSGGIQVGVKYNALSVDHLEFVGDAEIESLKGSETMPTVLPGAAFFLNMVCSPVRKMMDAGLPVALASDFNPGSSPSGNMKFILSLACINYKMLPQEAINATTINSAYAMGVEDEVGSIARGKIANVFITKEIPSIEFMPYAYGSNLVDTVILNGQVL; encoded by the coding sequence ATGAAGTTGCTAATAAGTAATATAAAGACCTTGGTTCAGGTAGATGAAAATTCGCGTAAGTGGGTGGCAGGAACTGACATGGCAAATTTAAAATGTATCGACAATGCTTATTTGTTGATAGAGGATGAAAAAATATCGGATTTTGGTAAAATGGAAGATATTCCAAATTTCGATGAGATGGAAGGTGTTGATATGATGCAGGAGATTGATGCAACAGGCCGTATGGTTTTTCCATCATTCTGCGACTCGCATACTCATTTGGTTTACGCTGGTTCTCGCGAAATTGAGTATACTGATAAGATTAAAGGTTTATCATATGAGGAAATTGCTGAACGAGGAGGAGGAATTCTGAATTCTGCTAAGCGTATGCACGATGCTACCGAAGATGAGCTTTATGAATCGGCAATGGAACGTATTCATGAGATTATCAGTTTAGGAACAGGAGCTGTAGAGATTAAGTCGGGATACGGTTTAACTGTTGAAGATGAATTGAAAATGCTTCGTGTGATCAAACGATTGAAAGAAACAACGCCACTTAAAATCAAGTCTAGCTTCCTGGGAGCTCATGCTGTGCCTGCTGATTATAGAGGTCGTCAAGGCGAATATGTTGACATGGTAATCAATGAAATGATTCCTTTAGTAGCTGCAGAAGATTTAGCTGACTATATTGATGTATTCTGCGATAAAGGATTCTTCACAGTTGAAGAGACTGATCGTATTTTGAATGCAGGGATGAAACATGGTATGCGTCCAAAGATTCATGCCAATGAATTGGATTACTCAGGAGGTATTCAAGTAGGTGTAAAATACAATGCATTATCAGTTGATCACCTTGAGTTTGTTGGTGATGCTGAAATTGAATCATTGAAAGGGTCGGAAACGATGCCAACGGTATTGCCAGGAGCAGCTTTCTTCCTTAACATGGTTTGTTCTCCTGTACGTAAAATGATGGATGCAGGTTTACCAGTTGCTTTAGCTTCTGATTTTAACCCGGGATCATCACCATCAGGTAACATGAAGTTTATTTTGTCTTTGGCTTGTATCAATTACAAAATGCTACCACAAGAAGCGATTAACGCTACAACAATTAATTCGGCTTATGCTATGGGTGTTGAAGATGAAGTAGGAAGTATCGCTCGTGGTAAAATTGCTAACGTGTTTATCACAAAAGAAATTCCATCAATCGAGTTTATGCCGTATGCATATGGTAGTAACTTGGTCGATACAGTTATCCTTAATGGACAAGTCCTTTAA